A window from Aliamphritea hakodatensis encodes these proteins:
- a CDS encoding NfeD family protein has product MSEFFTELSPWHWLILGMVLLGFEVLGSAGFLLGIALGALLQAVILFVVPDMAWHVQLLIFALASVIFTLLYWRVFRRFNDRSDQPLLNDRAAQLIGRQLVLAGPIENGLGKIQIGDTLWRAQADANIPAGSKIEIIDSQGMVLIVRQVD; this is encoded by the coding sequence ATGTCTGAGTTTTTTACTGAGCTGAGTCCCTGGCACTGGTTAATTCTGGGCATGGTATTGCTGGGGTTTGAGGTGCTTGGCAGCGCTGGCTTTCTGCTGGGGATTGCGCTGGGTGCGCTGTTGCAGGCGGTTATTTTATTTGTTGTTCCGGATATGGCCTGGCACGTGCAACTGCTGATATTTGCACTGGCCTCGGTGATTTTTACCTTGCTGTACTGGCGTGTATTCCGCCGTTTCAACGACCGCAGTGATCAGCCGCTGCTGAATGACCGCGCTGCTCAACTGATTGGCCGTCAGTTAGTGCTGGCCGGTCCGATAGAGAACGGGCTGGGTAAAATACAGATCGGCGACACGCTGTGGCGGGCTCAGGCGGACGCAAATATCCCGGCGGGCAGCAAAATTGAGATTATTGACAGTCAGGGCATGGTGCTGATTGTCAGACAGGTTGACTGA
- a CDS encoding SPFH domain-containing protein translates to MFDLGITQGGVTAIVLVMLTLLIIFMGAKVVPQGYGWTVERFGRYTRTLPPGLHIIIPFIDTIGHRQNMMEQVLDVPPQEVISSDNAMVTTDAVCFFQVLDAAKSSYEVNDLYRAMQNLVMTNIRAVVGSMELDQMLSNRDSINGTLLSKVDEATDPWGVKVTRVEIRDISPPADLVEAMANQMKAEREKRAAILNAEGERQAAIAVAEGEKQAAILRAEGNKEAAFREAEAREREAEAEARATQMVSEAISQGNPQALNYFVAQKYVEALQGVASAENSKVIMMPLEASNVIGSVAGISELLNATKIKG, encoded by the coding sequence ATGTTTGATTTAGGTATTACTCAGGGCGGTGTAACAGCAATTGTGCTGGTTATGCTGACCCTGCTGATCATTTTCATGGGGGCTAAAGTTGTTCCGCAGGGCTATGGCTGGACGGTAGAGCGTTTTGGACGTTATACCCGCACCCTGCCGCCGGGCCTTCACATCATTATCCCGTTCATTGATACCATCGGTCACCGTCAGAATATGATGGAACAGGTGCTGGATGTGCCACCACAGGAAGTTATCAGCTCAGATAACGCGATGGTCACCACCGATGCGGTCTGTTTTTTTCAGGTGCTGGATGCTGCCAAATCAAGCTACGAAGTGAATGACCTGTACCGGGCGATGCAGAACCTGGTAATGACCAATATCCGGGCGGTCGTCGGGTCTATGGAGCTGGACCAGATGCTGTCTAACCGGGATTCAATTAACGGCACACTGTTGTCGAAGGTGGACGAAGCCACTGATCCCTGGGGCGTGAAAGTGACCCGGGTTGAAATCCGTGATATTTCTCCGCCGGCAGATCTGGTGGAAGCGATGGCCAACCAGATGAAAGCTGAGCGGGAAAAGCGCGCAGCCATTCTGAATGCTGAAGGTGAACGTCAGGCGGCAATTGCGGTGGCGGAAGGTGAAAAGCAGGCAGCAATTTTACGCGCAGAAGGTAATAAAGAAGCCGCTTTTCGTGAAGCGGAAGCCCGTGAGCGTGAAGCAGAGGCAGAAGCCCGTGCGACGCAGATGGTGTCTGAAGCGATTTCCCAGGGTAACCCTCAGGCGCTGAATTACTTTGTTGCGCAAAAATACGTTGAGGCTCTGCAGGGTGTTGCGTCAGCTGAAAACAGCAAGGTCATTATGATGCCGCTGGAAGCCAGCAATGTGATTGGCTCGGTTGCCGGTATCAGTGAGTTGCTGAACGCTACTAAGATTAAAGGATAA
- a CDS encoding hydrolase, with amino-acid sequence MFTAETTALIVIDVQGKLARSMYNAEAMLQGITSAVRGAQILGIPVLHIEQYPQGLGHTVPEVAGLLPDQVAMTKTTFDCCGNPQIVEAIRAMARPNLLVCGLEAHICVYQSVRSLLSHGYQVELIADAVSSRTAENRTLGLERMLAAGARATSVEMCLFDLVQDAASPSFRQLLPLFK; translated from the coding sequence ATGTTCACCGCTGAAACAACCGCACTGATTGTCATTGATGTACAGGGTAAGCTGGCCCGCAGTATGTATAACGCCGAAGCCATGTTGCAAGGCATCACTTCTGCTGTCCGGGGGGCACAGATCCTGGGCATTCCAGTGTTACATATTGAACAGTACCCGCAGGGGTTGGGGCACACGGTGCCGGAAGTCGCCGGGCTGCTCCCGGATCAGGTGGCGATGACAAAAACCACGTTTGACTGCTGTGGTAATCCGCAGATCGTTGAGGCTATCCGGGCGATGGCGCGGCCTAACCTGCTGGTCTGTGGTCTTGAAGCACATATCTGTGTGTATCAGTCGGTCCGCAGCCTGCTGTCACATGGCTATCAGGTAGAGCTTATTGCCGATGCTGTATCGTCCCGTACTGCGGAAAACCGCACGCTGGGGCTGGAACGGATGCTGGCGGCCGGTGCCCGGGCAACGTCAGTGGAAATGTGTTTGTTTGATCTGGTGCAGGATGCTGCCAGCCCGTCTTTCAGACAGCTGCTACCCTTATTTAAGTAG
- a CDS encoding DMT family transporter, protein MHNEYLKGALLTALGVTILSFDALLIRLIDAHSFGLIFWRGSLLSLVVYIWCKTYRPANRILQLDAAMLRSAILFAISSFSFVTAIKITSVANVLVIISATPMVSAVLAHIFLKERSPPITWIAIFICMGGIIWVLRDGWHSGKMLGDVFAVLCCLGISAKFVNDRHARSRDMTPALILAGIIMAVIAAGFANPFILAPRDWLWIIALCVVVLPAAFILITLGPMRIPAAEVSMMMLLETALGPLWVWLILNEVPPTSTLQGGSVVIFTLLTHSLLRWRRQP, encoded by the coding sequence ATGCATAATGAATACCTCAAAGGCGCACTGCTGACCGCACTGGGGGTAACCATTCTCAGCTTTGACGCCCTGCTGATCCGGCTGATTGACGCCCACTCCTTCGGGCTGATTTTCTGGCGTGGCAGCCTGCTGAGTCTGGTGGTATACATCTGGTGTAAAACTTACCGGCCAGCAAACAGAATACTGCAGCTGGATGCGGCCATGTTACGCTCTGCCATCCTCTTTGCCATCAGCAGTTTTTCATTTGTCACCGCCATTAAAATCACTTCAGTGGCGAATGTACTGGTCATTATCAGCGCAACCCCTATGGTTTCTGCCGTACTGGCACATATTTTCCTAAAAGAGAGATCCCCGCCCATTACCTGGATTGCCATCTTCATCTGTATGGGGGGCATTATCTGGGTACTGAGAGACGGCTGGCACAGCGGCAAAATGCTCGGCGATGTATTTGCAGTGCTCTGCTGCCTTGGCATTTCGGCTAAATTCGTGAACGACCGGCATGCCCGCTCCCGGGACATGACCCCGGCCCTCATCCTCGCCGGTATCATCATGGCCGTGATTGCCGCCGGTTTTGCCAACCCGTTTATCCTGGCACCCCGGGACTGGCTGTGGATTATTGCCCTCTGCGTGGTTGTCCTGCCCGCCGCCTTCATCCTTATTACCCTTGGCCCTATGCGGATTCCCGCCGCAGAAGTCAGCATGATGATGTTACTGGAAACTGCACTGGGGCCATTATGGGTCTGGCTGATCCTGAATGAAGTACCGCCCACATCCACCCTACAGGGCGGCTCGGTGGTGATTTTCACCCTGCTGACCCATAGCCTGCTGAGATGGCGCAGACAGCCATAA
- a CDS encoding TetR/AcrR family transcriptional regulator produces MNRPKRNEHNRETILQKGMELFNRRGYHGTGIKEILDACQVPKGSFYNYFESKEQFAVEVLNYHHALENAKWQHHFATTEGRRLQQIRVMTDTFVDGYGQDPNLCGCLLTNLMGEVGNLSESFRKVIEASSDEVIGYITEDLIVAQQEGDVRTDMPVEAMAKLFWDSWQGALLRTKVSGSTQPLQETVDTLFTLFKAPDGESQENNA; encoded by the coding sequence ATGAACCGACCAAAACGCAATGAACATAACCGGGAAACCATCCTGCAAAAAGGCATGGAACTGTTTAACCGGCGCGGTTATCACGGTACCGGTATAAAAGAGATCCTTGATGCCTGCCAGGTGCCTAAAGGGTCTTTTTACAATTACTTCGAAAGTAAGGAACAGTTTGCCGTTGAAGTGCTGAACTACCATCACGCGCTGGAAAATGCCAAATGGCAGCATCACTTTGCCACCACCGAAGGCCGCCGACTGCAGCAGATCCGTGTCATGACAGACACCTTTGTGGATGGTTACGGACAGGACCCCAACCTGTGCGGCTGCCTGCTCACCAACCTGATGGGCGAAGTGGGTAATCTCAGCGAGTCCTTCCGCAAGGTTATTGAGGCCTCATCTGATGAAGTCATTGGCTACATCACGGAAGACCTTATCGTTGCACAGCAGGAAGGTGATGTACGAACAGATATGCCGGTTGAAGCGATGGCAAAACTGTTCTGGGACAGTTGGCAGGGCGCCCTGCTCAGAACCAAGGTCAGCGGTTCAACCCAACCCCTGCAGGAAACTGTAGATACACTTTTTACCCTTTTTAAAGCCCCCGACGGCGAAAGCCAGGAGAACAACGCATGA
- a CDS encoding efflux RND transporter periplasmic adaptor subunit, protein MKPIKHYLLACATSLILTPGISLAAEEAPQGLPAEVVHATTTQLDDTIEVVGNLTANEAVILRPEQSGVIREVLFEEGSNVKQGQPLIKLDTAIYAAELQQAKARVALSQIAFKRADSLSKKRVGSQQDRDSALAQLRVDQAQQALAETRLSKMTITAPYPGSIGLRQVSPGDYVNAGDDLVELVDNHTMKVEFRVPEKFFARLRPGQTIELNSDALRGESFSGEIYAISPSINDRSHNVLVRARVPNPELKLRPGLFAKVQILLDSLDAAVMVPEEAIIPKNNKFFVYKVVDNSIEMVKVEIGQRRGAEVHIANGLNADDVVVTAGQLKLFPGMPVTPIFVDGSQPAAGESE, encoded by the coding sequence ATGAAGCCGATAAAACATTACCTGCTGGCCTGCGCGACCAGCCTGATACTGACACCGGGTATCAGTCTGGCCGCCGAAGAGGCTCCTCAGGGGCTACCGGCTGAAGTCGTGCATGCCACCACCACCCAGCTGGATGACACCATCGAAGTGGTAGGCAACCTGACCGCCAACGAAGCCGTTATTCTGCGCCCTGAACAGAGCGGTGTTATCCGTGAGGTGCTGTTCGAAGAAGGCAGCAATGTTAAACAGGGGCAGCCACTGATTAAACTGGACACCGCCATCTATGCCGCTGAACTGCAGCAGGCGAAAGCCCGGGTCGCCCTGAGCCAGATCGCGTTTAAACGGGCGGACAGCCTGTCAAAAAAACGGGTCGGCTCTCAGCAGGACCGCGACTCCGCACTGGCCCAGCTACGGGTTGATCAGGCTCAGCAGGCGCTGGCCGAAACCCGCTTATCCAAAATGACCATCACTGCCCCATATCCTGGCAGCATTGGCCTGCGTCAGGTAAGCCCCGGGGATTATGTTAATGCCGGCGATGACCTGGTAGAGCTGGTGGATAACCACACCATGAAAGTTGAATTCCGGGTACCGGAAAAGTTCTTTGCCCGGCTGAGACCTGGCCAGACTATCGAACTGAACAGCGATGCCCTGCGCGGCGAGTCTTTCAGCGGTGAAATCTATGCCATTTCCCCAAGCATCAACGACCGCAGCCATAACGTACTGGTTCGCGCCCGGGTACCCAATCCGGAACTGAAACTGCGGCCGGGTCTGTTTGCCAAAGTACAGATTCTGCTGGACAGCCTGGATGCTGCCGTCATGGTGCCGGAAGAAGCCATCATCCCGAAGAATAACAAGTTCTTCGTCTATAAAGTGGTCGATAACAGCATCGAGATGGTCAAGGTTGAAATTGGCCAGCGTCGCGGCGCTGAAGTGCACATTGCCAACGGCCTGAACGCCGATGACGTCGTGGTGACCGCCGGTCAGTTAAAACTGTTCCCCGGCATGCCGGTCACCCCGATTTTCGTGGATGGCAGCCAGCCTGCTGCCGGGGAGTCTGAGTAA
- a CDS encoding efflux RND transporter permease subunit — protein MILSDISIQRPVLASVMSLLILLIGAIAYDRLTVREYPKIDVPVVTVETKYPGASASIIESQVTQIIEDSLSGIEGVDFISSISRSETSQITVTFKLDRDPDDAASDVRDRVGRVRGDLPDDVDEPVTSKSEADAQPIIWLALSSDRHDPMLMSDLTDRLVKDPLQTVSGVANVLLFGDRRYSMRIWLDPARMAAYKVIPQDIEDALNKQNVEIPAGRIESSQREFSVLSRTDLNTVEQFNDIIIRNDEGYPVRIRDVATVNIAPEDDRNLSRFNGETAIALGVVKQSTANPLDVSNGIKERLPQIQSNLPEGIKVKIAYDSSIFIAKSIDSVFSTILQASGLVVLVIFFFLRNLRATLIPVITIPLSLIGVFAMMYFMGFSVNTLTLLAMVLAIGLVVDDAIVMLENIYRHVENGMTPIQAAFKGSREIGFAVIATTLTLVAVFAPVAFTPGRTGKLFTEFSLTLAGAVVVSTFIALTLSPMMASRLLKHEKRHSALFNLVEGWLVALNNGYATTLKFVLRSRVLALAIMAGSVFGSWYFYTQLPQELAPTEDRGDILAMSIAPDGASVGFVDRYARQVEGMLSAIPEGRHNFSIVGFPTETNSMAFISLKPWEERQRSQQSIAAELTPQLFGGVTGTMSFAMNLPSLGQSFISRPVEFIIKSNSDYAELQGISDQLMGRILQNPGFIQPDVDLKLNKPELAIDVDRNKASEVGVDISLIGRTLETYIASRQVTRFKKGGEQYDVIVQVQPDERSNPADLSNLYLRNQNDEMIQLSNLVDVQESVAPKELNHFDKMKSVTFQAILAPGYSVGEALDFIEQAMAEISPQTLYDYGGQSREFKNSSNSLLITAALAAIFTFLVLAAQFESFKHPLIIMLSVPPAIFGAVMALHFAGASLSIYSKIGLITLIGLVTKHGILIVEFANQLQEKGASVSDAVLEAATLRLRPILMTTAATVLGAFPLAFAFGAGAESRQQLGWVIVGGMTLGTILTLFVIPTVYSYLGKRLFKQVSYQETAEDTDSTINSATK, from the coding sequence ATGATCCTCTCTGATATCAGTATCCAGCGTCCGGTACTGGCCAGTGTAATGAGTCTGCTGATCCTGCTGATCGGCGCCATTGCCTATGACCGGTTAACCGTACGGGAATATCCCAAAATTGATGTACCGGTGGTGACCGTGGAAACCAAATACCCCGGCGCCAGCGCATCCATCATTGAAAGTCAGGTTACCCAGATCATTGAGGACTCACTGTCCGGCATCGAAGGGGTTGATTTCATCAGCTCTATCAGCCGCTCCGAGACCAGCCAGATCACAGTGACCTTCAAACTGGACCGCGACCCGGATGATGCGGCGAGCGATGTCCGCGACCGGGTTGGCCGGGTACGTGGCGATCTGCCCGACGACGTTGATGAGCCGGTTACCAGTAAATCTGAAGCGGATGCGCAGCCGATTATCTGGCTGGCGCTGTCGTCAGACCGCCACGATCCGATGCTCATGTCCGACCTGACCGACCGGCTGGTGAAAGATCCGCTGCAAACTGTGTCCGGCGTGGCGAACGTGTTGCTGTTCGGTGACCGCCGCTATTCCATGCGGATCTGGCTGGACCCGGCCCGTATGGCGGCCTATAAAGTCATTCCTCAGGACATTGAAGACGCCCTGAACAAACAGAACGTCGAAATTCCGGCCGGCCGGATCGAAAGTTCACAACGTGAATTCAGCGTATTGTCCCGTACGGACCTGAATACCGTCGAACAGTTCAACGACATCATTATCCGTAACGATGAAGGTTACCCGGTCCGTATTCGCGACGTTGCCACGGTAAACATTGCCCCTGAAGATGACCGTAACCTGTCACGTTTTAATGGCGAAACCGCCATCGCACTGGGTGTCGTTAAGCAATCCACGGCGAACCCGCTGGACGTGTCCAACGGCATTAAAGAACGTCTGCCGCAGATCCAGTCCAACCTGCCGGAAGGCATCAAGGTTAAGATCGCCTATGATTCATCGATCTTCATTGCCAAGTCGATTGATTCAGTCTTCAGCACCATTCTGCAGGCCAGCGGCCTGGTCGTACTGGTAATATTCTTTTTCCTGCGTAATCTGCGTGCCACCCTGATCCCGGTCATCACCATTCCACTGTCACTGATCGGTGTGTTTGCCATGATGTATTTCATGGGCTTCAGTGTGAACACCCTGACCCTGCTGGCGATGGTACTGGCAATCGGCCTGGTGGTGGATGATGCCATCGTTATGCTGGAGAACATTTACCGGCATGTAGAAAACGGTATGACCCCTATCCAGGCAGCCTTCAAAGGCAGCCGTGAGATCGGCTTTGCCGTGATTGCCACCACCCTGACACTGGTGGCTGTATTTGCCCCGGTTGCTTTCACCCCCGGCAGAACCGGCAAACTCTTCACTGAATTCTCGCTGACACTGGCGGGAGCCGTGGTGGTTTCAACCTTCATCGCCCTGACCCTGTCACCTATGATGGCTTCACGCCTGTTAAAGCATGAAAAACGCCACAGCGCCCTGTTCAACCTGGTAGAAGGCTGGCTTGTTGCCCTGAATAACGGCTATGCCACCACCCTGAAGTTCGTCCTGCGCTCCCGTGTGCTGGCACTGGCCATCATGGCGGGCAGCGTTTTTGGCAGCTGGTATTTCTATACCCAACTGCCGCAGGAACTGGCTCCCACCGAAGACCGCGGCGACATTCTCGCCATGTCCATCGCCCCGGACGGCGCATCAGTTGGCTTCGTCGACAGGTACGCCCGTCAGGTAGAGGGCATGCTGAGCGCGATCCCGGAAGGCCGCCACAACTTCAGCATCGTCGGCTTCCCGACCGAAACAAACTCCATGGCTTTCATCTCCCTGAAGCCCTGGGAAGAACGGCAACGCAGCCAGCAATCCATTGCGGCAGAGCTGACACCTCAGCTGTTTGGCGGCGTCACCGGCACCATGTCATTCGCGATGAACCTGCCCTCCCTTGGCCAGAGTTTTATCTCACGCCCGGTTGAGTTCATCATTAAGTCCAACAGTGACTATGCCGAGCTGCAGGGCATTTCTGATCAGCTGATGGGGCGGATACTGCAGAATCCGGGCTTTATCCAGCCGGATGTCGACCTGAAGCTCAACAAGCCTGAACTGGCCATTGATGTTGACCGCAACAAGGCTTCTGAAGTGGGTGTAGACATCAGCCTGATTGGCCGGACGCTGGAAACCTATATTGCCAGCCGCCAGGTAACCCGCTTCAAAAAAGGCGGCGAACAGTACGACGTCATCGTTCAGGTACAGCCTGACGAACGCAGCAACCCTGCGGACCTGAGCAACCTGTACCTGCGTAACCAGAATGACGAAATGATCCAGCTGTCGAACCTGGTAGATGTACAGGAAAGCGTTGCACCGAAGGAGCTTAACCACTTCGATAAAATGAAGTCGGTTACCTTCCAGGCAATTCTGGCCCCGGGTTACAGCGTCGGCGAAGCACTGGACTTTATTGAACAGGCGATGGCCGAAATCAGCCCCCAGACCCTGTACGATTACGGCGGTCAGTCCCGGGAGTTTAAAAACTCCAGCAACAGCCTGCTGATCACCGCTGCACTGGCCGCTATCTTTACCTTCCTGGTACTGGCGGCACAGTTCGAGAGCTTTAAGCACCCGCTGATCATCATGCTGTCTGTGCCGCCGGCGATCTTCGGGGCGGTGATGGCCCTGCACTTTGCCGGTGCGTCACTGAGTATCTACAGTAAAATCGGCCTGATCACCCTGATAGGCCTGGTCACCAAGCACGGCATACTGATTGTTGAATTCGCCAATCAGCTGCAGGAAAAAGGGGCCAGTGTCAGTGATGCGGTTCTGGAAGCAGCAACTCTGCGTCTGCGCCCTATCCTGATGACCACTGCAGCAACCGTTCTGGGCGCATTCCCGCTGGCCTTCGCCTTCGGCGCCGGTGCAGAAAGCCGCCAGCAACTGGGCTGGGTTATCGTCGGAGGAATGACCCTCGGCACAATTCTTACGCTATTTGTAATACCCACGGTATACAGTTATCTTGGTAAGCGCCTGTTCAAACAGGTTTCTTACCAGGAAACAGCCGAAGATACCGATAGCACAATTAACAGCGCCACCAAGTAA
- a CDS encoding TolC family outer membrane protein — protein MVTNLCRLTLLAGCIQAAAVQAGSLADIYQQALQHDPQLKASASSALAGAEAIPQAEAGLRPTISLSANASRNDSETRNFNNSGYTVSLSQPIYDSAAWHGVKRGEALSHSAQLQYDQAQQNLIIRSVESYLNVLRAKNTLETTQAEERAIKRRLDQVNAQFDVGLIPVTDVHEAQASYDNAKVARILAEGELDNSFEAIERLSGQSYNDVDTLSAKYPIENLESNDAKAWLSKARDGNLSLQVADSNVEASRQLIRVNRSGHKPTVSITASHDQDKGNTLNDDRNETNQIGLTFNLPLYSGGGTSSRVREAEYRLDEALQNREDVYQGIRLDTRSLLRDLSTDVLSVAARQQSIRSSETALKATEEGFNVGTRNVVDVLQAEQNLYRAQRDYAEARFNYVLNLFRFKQVIGTLNPEDIQGLDIWMVSGNGQG, from the coding sequence ATGGTAACTAATCTTTGCCGCCTGACACTGCTGGCAGGCTGTATTCAGGCCGCTGCAGTACAGGCAGGCAGCCTGGCAGATATCTACCAGCAAGCTTTACAGCATGATCCGCAACTCAAAGCATCTGCATCATCTGCGCTGGCCGGTGCTGAAGCGATCCCGCAGGCGGAAGCAGGCCTGCGACCGACCATCAGCCTGAGTGCCAATGCCAGCCGTAACGACTCTGAGACCCGTAATTTCAATAACAGCGGTTACACTGTCAGCCTGAGCCAGCCAATCTACGACTCGGCAGCCTGGCACGGGGTAAAACGTGGTGAAGCCCTGAGCCACTCAGCCCAGCTGCAATACGATCAGGCTCAACAGAACCTGATCATCCGCAGCGTGGAAAGCTACCTGAACGTATTACGGGCCAAAAACACCCTTGAAACCACCCAAGCAGAAGAACGGGCCATTAAGCGCCGCCTTGATCAGGTCAATGCCCAGTTTGATGTTGGTCTGATTCCGGTCACGGATGTCCATGAAGCACAGGCGTCTTACGACAACGCTAAAGTGGCCCGGATTCTGGCAGAAGGTGAACTGGATAACAGCTTTGAAGCCATCGAACGCCTGTCTGGCCAGAGCTATAATGACGTCGACACACTCAGCGCCAAATACCCGATTGAAAACCTTGAATCGAACGACGCCAAAGCCTGGCTGAGCAAGGCCCGGGACGGCAACCTGTCCCTGCAGGTTGCTGACAGCAATGTTGAAGCCAGCCGTCAGCTGATCCGGGTCAACCGTAGCGGCCACAAGCCAACGGTATCTATCACCGCCAGCCATGATCAGGACAAGGGTAACACCCTGAACGATGACCGTAATGAAACCAACCAGATCGGTCTGACATTCAACCTGCCACTTTACTCCGGCGGTGGCACCAGCTCCCGTGTCAGAGAAGCGGAATACCGGCTGGACGAAGCATTGCAGAACCGCGAAGACGTCTATCAGGGCATCAGACTGGATACCCGCAGCCTGCTGCGCGACCTGTCTACCGACGTCCTGAGCGTTGCTGCCCGCCAGCAAAGCATCCGCTCCAGTGAAACCGCCCTGAAAGCTACCGAAGAAGGTTTCAATGTCGGTACCCGTAACGTTGTAGACGTACTGCAGGCAGAACAGAACCTGTACCGCGCCCAGCGCGACTATGCTGAAGCACGCTTCAACTACGTGCTGAATCTGTTCCGCTTCAAGCAGGTCATCGGTACCCTGAACCCTGAAGACATTCAGGGACTGGATATCTGGATGGTATCCGGCAACGGTCAGGGCTAA
- the fabV gene encoding enoyl-ACP reductase FabV, whose translation MIIKPKIRGFICTTTHPTGCEQNIQEQIDLTKAKGAIGNGPKRVLVVGSSSGYGMSSRIAAAFGCGAATIGVFFEKPATERKTGTAGWYNAAAFDKKAHEAGLYAKSLNGDAFSNEAKQKTIDLIKEDLGQIDMVVYSLASPVRKMPETGEVIRSCLKPIGEVYRSTAIDTNKDVIIDAEVEPATDEEIANTVTVMGGEDWELWINQLNEAGVLAEGCKTVAYSYIGTEITWPIYWDGALGQAKKDVDRAAAALNETLGKTGGSANVAVLKSVVTQASSAIPVMPLYLSMVFKIMREEGVHEGCMDQVYRLFETAIAGSAGQMDDENRMRMDDWELRDDIQQQCQALWSQVTSDNLFDLTDYQLYKDEFLKLFGFGVDGVDYEADVSPEVEFDVIDI comes from the coding sequence ATGATTATCAAACCAAAGATTCGCGGTTTTATTTGTACCACCACTCACCCAACCGGTTGTGAGCAAAACATCCAGGAGCAGATCGATCTGACCAAGGCTAAGGGTGCGATCGGGAACGGTCCTAAGCGAGTCCTGGTTGTTGGGTCCTCCAGTGGATACGGCATGTCTTCGCGGATTGCAGCAGCATTTGGCTGTGGTGCAGCTACCATAGGTGTATTCTTTGAAAAGCCGGCTACTGAGCGTAAAACCGGTACAGCGGGCTGGTATAACGCAGCTGCTTTCGATAAAAAAGCCCATGAAGCGGGTCTGTACGCGAAGAGCCTGAACGGCGATGCGTTCTCAAACGAAGCTAAGCAAAAAACCATTGATCTGATTAAAGAAGATCTGGGTCAGATTGATATGGTGGTTTACTCACTGGCTTCGCCGGTCCGTAAAATGCCGGAAACCGGTGAAGTTATCCGTTCCTGCCTGAAGCCGATCGGTGAGGTTTACCGTTCAACTGCAATCGATACCAACAAAGATGTGATTATCGATGCTGAAGTTGAGCCGGCCACGGATGAAGAAATCGCGAACACCGTGACGGTGATGGGCGGTGAAGACTGGGAACTGTGGATTAATCAGCTGAATGAAGCCGGTGTGCTGGCTGAAGGTTGTAAGACCGTTGCGTACAGCTACATCGGTACTGAAATTACCTGGCCGATCTACTGGGACGGCGCCCTGGGTCAGGCGAAGAAAGACGTTGACCGCGCCGCGGCTGCTCTGAATGAAACTCTGGGCAAGACCGGTGGCAGTGCCAACGTTGCGGTACTGAAGTCTGTAGTTACTCAGGCCAGCTCTGCAATTCCTGTGATGCCGCTGTACCTGTCTATGGTCTTCAAGATTATGCGTGAAGAAGGCGTGCATGAAGGCTGTATGGATCAGGTTTACCGTCTGTTTGAGACGGCGATTGCCGGTTCTGCCGGTCAGATGGATGATGAAAACCGCATGCGTATGGATGACTGGGAACTGCGTGATGACATTCAGCAGCAGTGTCAGGCGCTGTGGTCTCAGGTGACCAGCGATAACCTGTTCGACCTGACCGATTATCAGCTCTATAAAGACGAATTCCTGAAGCTGTTCGGCTTTGGCGTTGACGGTGTGGATTATGAAGCAGATGTCAGCCCGGAAGTTGAGTTTGATGTAATCGATATCTGA